Within Bdellovibrionales bacterium, the genomic segment GAGAGGCACATCAAACTGAGATATCTGATATCCCTTAGGTAAATCAGGATAAAAATAATTTTTACGAGCAAATACAGACTGCTTGTTGATCCTGCAATTCAAAGCCAAACCGATGAGAACTGATAGCTCTACCGCCTTTTCATTCAAAACCGGCAAAGTCCCTGGCATACCCAAAGACACGGGATGAACATGTTGGTTGTCTCCCCCCCCGAAAGAGGCGGAATCCGGAGAAAAAATCTTGCTCCTTGTCAAAAGTTGAGCATGAATTTCCAAACCAATGACGGCTTCCCAATCACCTGATGACATCAGGAAGTCTCCCCTTCATTCCGGCGGCTGCTTCTATTGCAGTGGCCACGTTAAAAAGGCGCTGTTCCTCAAAGTGAGGAGCGAGAAGTTGAATACCAACCGGAAAACCTTGTTCCGTCATTCCGGCAGGAACGCTCAGCCCGGGAATTCCGGCCAAGTTTGCAGAAGTTGTGTAAACGTCATTGAGATACATGGCCAAAGGGTCGCTCACCTTTTCACCAATCTTAAAGGGGAGAATAGCAGTAACTGGACCCATAATGACGTCACATTGCTCAAAGACATTTAAAAACTCATCACGTATCAGACGTCGCACCTGTCCCGCCTTCTTAAAGTAGGCATCGTAATATCCACTCGAGAGAGCATAGGTTCCAAGAATAATTCTTCTTTTGACCTCTTCGCCAAATCCTTCGCTCCTCGTCCTAGCGTAAAACTCTTCAAGGGTTTTCGCTGGAGATTTTGTAAAATCGGCTCGAAGGCCGTATCTCACTCCATCGTACCGAGAAAGATTGCTTGATGCTTCGCTCGTAGCAAGAAGGTAATAGGTCGCAACGGCCACATCCGTCAGTGGCAAATCGACTTCCATCAATTCTGCACCGGCCTCTTTCAAGAGATCCTCTGCATTTCTAACAACGCGCTCGATTTCTCCATTTAATCCTGATTGGAAAAATTGGCGTGGAATTCCTATTTTAAGGCCCCTCATTTTGGGGGATATGTTTTCACTAAAGCGTGGCACCTCAATTTGGGAACAAGTTGAATCCCTTAAATCCGGTCCTCCAATCACTTCCAAAGCAAGGGCGGCATCCCGAACAGTGAGCGTCATTGGGCCCGCTTGATCCAAGCTCGAAGCATAGGCAATGATGCCATAGCGACTCACTCGGCCATAGGTTGGCTTGAGCCCCACAACTCCGCAGTAACTAGCCGGCTGACGAATGGACCCTCCCGTATCGGTCCCTATTGCGAGAGGGCACATGCGAGAGGCCACCGCAACAGCGGAGCCGCCGCTTGAACCACCGGGAACATATTCTCTGTTCCAAGGATTTCGGCAAACCCCAAAGGCAGAGGTTTCGTTGCTTGAGCCCATTGCAAATTCATCCAGATTCGTCTTACCTAACAAGACCGCACCCTTGGCTTCCAGGCGCTCGACAACTGTGGCAGAGTAAGGAGGAACAAAGTTCTCAAGGATCTTTGATGCCGCCGTGGTTCGAATATCTTTTGTACACAACAAGTCCTTAACGGCAACGGGAACTCCAGCCAGAGGTCCAACGTCTATTCCTTTGCTTATCTTGTCATCTATTTTTCGGGCTTGGTTTATGACTTCCTGATTTAACAGAATAAAGGCTCCGAGCAGACCATTCAGCCTTTCGGCTCGAGCGAGATAGGTCGTAGCAACTTCAACTGCACTCACGCTCTTGGATCTCACAAGAGCAGCTATCCCAGTTGCGTCATTCTCAAATAAATCCATTCTTCCTCATATTACTGGCGGCACCTTAAAGAGATTTCCACTTCGTTCAGGGGACTGGGCCAAGGCCTGATCTACACTGGACCATGGCTCAACTCGGTCGTCCCTCAAACGCTGGGACAAATCCGTTGGCGTTACCAAGGGCTCAATGCCATCCGTATTGATCTTACTGATCTTAGCGAAAGCTTCCATCACTGCCGCAAGCTGACCGCTGAAATGAACCACTTCTGCTTCTGTCAATTTCAA encodes:
- the gatA gene encoding Asp-tRNA(Asn)/Glu-tRNA(Gln) amidotransferase subunit GatA codes for the protein MDLFENDATGIAALVRSKSVSAVEVATTYLARAERLNGLLGAFILLNQEVINQARKIDDKISKGIDVGPLAGVPVAVKDLLCTKDIRTTAASKILENFVPPYSATVVERLEAKGAVLLGKTNLDEFAMGSSNETSAFGVCRNPWNREYVPGGSSGGSAVAVASRMCPLAIGTDTGGSIRQPASYCGVVGLKPTYGRVSRYGIIAYASSLDQAGPMTLTVRDAALALEVIGGPDLRDSTCSQIEVPRFSENISPKMRGLKIGIPRQFFQSGLNGEIERVVRNAEDLLKEAGAELMEVDLPLTDVAVATYYLLATSEASSNLSRYDGVRYGLRADFTKSPAKTLEEFYARTRSEGFGEEVKRRIILGTYALSSGYYDAYFKKAGQVRRLIRDEFLNVFEQCDVIMGPVTAILPFKIGEKVSDPLAMYLNDVYTTSANLAGIPGLSVPAGMTEQGFPVGIQLLAPHFEEQRLFNVATAIEAAAGMKGRLPDVIR
- the gatC gene encoding Asp-tRNA(Asn)/Glu-tRNA(Gln) amidotransferase subunit GatC, translated to MISREIIESAARLARLKLTEAEVVHFSGQLAAVMEAFAKISKINTDGIEPLVTPTDLSQRLRDDRVEPWSSVDQALAQSPERSGNLFKVPPVI